A part of Capsicum annuum cultivar UCD-10X-F1 chromosome 6, UCD10Xv1.1, whole genome shotgun sequence genomic DNA contains:
- the LOC107875264 gene encoding mavicyanin codes for MLLFFELVEHLFVLLFWGQVMIFLKEVAFLFSMMVVFGFFSTSMIDGTVYYVGDSAGWNGGNVDYHMWASTKTFHVGDTIVFQYNQQLHSVVRVNLSDFRLCNAFDPIDSYSTGNDTITINGPGHFYFICGFQGHCQAGQKVDIRVPKG; via the exons ATGTTACTCTTTTTTGAATTAGTAGAACACCTTTTTGTTTTACTATTTTGGGGTCAAGTCATGATCTTCTTAAAGGAAGTTGCGTTTCTCTTCTCGATGATGGTTGTTTTTGGTTTCTTCAGCACATCCATGATTGACGGAACTGTGTACTATGTCGGTGATTCCGCTGGTTGGAATGGAGGCAATGTTGATTATCATATGTGGGCTTCTACTAAAACTTTCCATGTTGGTGACACTATAG ttTTCCAGTACAATCAACAACTCCACAGTGTGGTGCGAGTGAACCTCTCTGATTTCCGTTTGTGCAATGCTTTTGATCCGATTGATAGTTACTCCACCGGCAATGACACCATCACTATCAATGGTCCTGGCCACTTCTACTTCATCTGCGGTTTCCAAGGCCATTGTCAAGCTGGACAGAAGGTCGATATTAGGGTCCCGAAAGGCTAA
- the LOC107875263 gene encoding fatty-acid-binding protein 1 has translation MASLRFPFLFSQPQKTPSSVTSNAPSNFFSSVAVAVAAGGSAGAIIAITQSSKNPFLESAKNFLLSNFSPNKNHASPLWGCVSLADNSAPVTEPRTGMSFPSILKDTQRLLGIGLRKKAVFGLKNIDVYAYGVYADDADVKKYLAEKHAEHSVSEIQQKEELRNHLMENDIRTTVRLQIVYGRLSIKSVRSAFEESVGSRLRKIGGYDNKELLQRFTSQFKDDIKLPRGSIIELSRDHDYVLHTRIDGKEMGSIQSKLLCRSILDLYIGDESFDHKANEDVESNLASLLHK, from the exons atggCTTCTCTCcgttttcctttcttgttttcTCAGCCCCAAAAGACACCATCTTCCGTCACTTCCAATGCCCCATCTAACTTCTTCTCCTCCGTCGCCGTCGCCGTCGCAGCCGGTGGTTCCGCTGGAGCGATCATTGCCATAACTCAAAGCTCCAAAAATCCGTTTTTGGAAAGTGCTAAGAATTTCCTACTTTCCAATTTCTCACCTAACAAGAATCATGCGTCGCCTTTATGGGGTTGTGTTTCTCTAGCTGATAATTCAGCTCCGGTAACGGAACCGAGGACTGGAATGTCATTTCCGTCGATTTTGAAAGATACTCAAAGACTCCTCGGAATTGGGCTGCGTAAAAAAGCTGTTTTTGGGTTGAAAAATATTGATGTCTATGCTTATG GTGTTTATGCTGATGATGCTGATGTGAAGAAGTATCTGGCTGAGAAGCATGCAGAGCACTCTGTTTCTGAAATTCAGCAAAAGGAAGAGTTGAGAAATCATCTCATGGAAAACGATATACGTACGACTGTTAGGCTTCAGATAGTCTATGGCAGACTAAGTATTAAATCTGTCCGCAGTGCTTTTGAAGAATCTGTTGGCAGCAGATTACGTAAGATCGGAGGATATGATAACAAAGAATTGCTCCAAAG GTTCACTTCCCAGTTTAAAGATGATATTAAATTACCTCGGGGATCTATCATAGAACTCTCCAGAGACCATGACTACGTACTTCACACAAGAA TTGATGGGAAGGAAATGGGAAGCATACAAAGCAAACTCTTATGCAGATCAATTCTAGACCTATATATTGGTGATGAGTCATTTGACCACAAAGCCAATGAAGATGTCGAGTCGAACTTGGCTTCTCTACTTCACAAGTAG
- the LOC107875262 gene encoding probable inactive patatin-like protein 9, translating into MDELGKVTMEIFSKLEQKWLYQYEGKKTRILSIDGGGTTGIVCGAGLIRLEQQICAKVGDPHARISDYFDIIAGTGVGAVFAAMLVADRGDGRPIFTAKDAVRFVTVNQSRLFKAKNVGVIHRKRRFSGKSMDKVLKETFRRDDGKVLTLKDTCKPILVPCFDLNSSAPFVFSKADATESPSFDFELWKVCRATSANPSMFKPFQLNSIDGKTSCSAVDGGLVMNNPAAAAVTHVLHNKRDFPSVTSVDDLLVLSLGNGPLSPQSKLKLRSDGYCSSSSVFGIVIDGVSETVDQILGNAFCWNPNDYVRIQANGVGVGVRGEEVLEERVVESLPFGGKRLLTETNGQRIGIFVHRLVKTSLPPSPCKETTVNSPLTNGR; encoded by the exons ATGGATGAGCTTGGTAAGGTGACGATGGAGATATTTTCTAAGCTGGAGCAGAAATGGTTGTACCAGTACGAAGGGAAGAAAACGCGTATTCTTAGCATTGATGGTGGTGGAACTACTGGCATTGTTTGTGGGGCTGGGTTGATTCGTTTAGAACAACAGATCTGTGCCAAAGTTGGAGATCCTCATGCTCGAATATCGGATTACTTTGACATTATCGCCGGTACCGGTGTCGGTGCGGTTTTTGCTGCAATGCTTGTTGCTGATAGAGGCGATGGACGTCCGATATTCACGGCGAAAGATGCGGTGAGATTCGTAACGGTGAATCAATCACGCCTGTTTAAGGCGAAGAATGTCGGCGTTATTCACCGGAAAAGGAGGTTTTCCGGGAAGAGTATGGATAAGGTGTTGAAGGAAACTTTCAGGAGAGATGATGGAAAAGTGTTGACGTTAAAGGACACGTGTAAGCCTATCCTTGTTCCATGCTTCGACCTCAACAGCTCAGCTCCCTTCGTTTTCTCCAAAGCTGATGCGACGGAGTCACCGAGCTTTGATTTCGAGCTCTGGAAAGTTTGCCGTGCCACGTCAGCAAATCCATCAATGTTTAAGCCGTTTCAGCTAAATTCCATCGACGGAAAAACCTCTTGCTCCGCCGTAGACGGCGGTCTTGTGATGAACAACCCCGCCGCCGCCGCGGTAACTCATGTTTTACACAACAAACGGGATTTTCCTTCAGTGACTAGCGTTGATGATCTGCTGGTTCTTTCTCTGGGTAACGGTCCGTTAAGCCCTCAGTCAAAGTTGAAACTCCGTAGTGACGGCTACTGCTCTTCGTCTTCCGTCTTCGGTATCGTTATCGACGGCGTTTCTGAAACCGTTGACCAAATTCTCGGCAATGCGTTCTGCTGGAATCCTAATGACTACGTGAGAATTCAG GCTAACGGAGTGGGAGTGGGAGTGAGAGGGGAGGAGGTGTTGGAGGAAAGAGTAGTAGAGTCGTTACCTTTTGGCGGTAAGCGGTTATTAACGGAGACTAACGGACAAAGAATCGGAATCTTCGTACATCGGCTTGTGAAGACCAGTTTACCGCCAAGTCCTTGCAAGGAAACTACCGTGAACAGCCCTCTCACTAACGGACGTTAA